From Draconibacterium halophilum, one genomic window encodes:
- a CDS encoding pyridoxamine 5'-phosphate oxidase family protein, with amino-acid sequence MDINDYISFASANPVCYLATCDGDQPRVRTVRLFFADKTGFYFGTLSPKDMSKQLHHNPKVEVCFYNNPHNQAQAKQMRLTGTVEFVDDPKMLQRLHKKRLYLDDIAGRDLEPISEIFKVSTGDVHFWSLSDVMNEANLEHKVF; translated from the coding sequence ATGGATATAAATGATTACATTTCGTTTGCCTCAGCAAATCCGGTTTGCTATTTGGCCACCTGCGACGGCGATCAGCCACGGGTAAGAACCGTTCGCTTATTTTTTGCCGATAAAACGGGTTTCTATTTCGGTACGCTCTCTCCAAAAGACATGTCGAAGCAACTTCACCACAATCCAAAAGTTGAAGTATGTTTTTATAACAATCCACACAATCAGGCACAAGCAAAACAAATGCGCTTAACCGGCACCGTTGAATTCGTCGACGACCCGAAAATGTTACAACGCTTGCATAAAAAACGCCTCTACCTTGACGACATTGCCGGAAGAGATCTGGAACCAATTAGCGAAATTTTTAAAGTTTCTACAGGCGATGTGCACTTTTGGAGCTTGAGCGATGTTATGAATGAAGCGAACCTGGAACACAAGGTTTTCTGA
- a CDS encoding MerR family transcriptional regulator: MKTEGYSIKDLETLSGIKAHTIRIWEKRYDLLKPERTDTNIRYYTDNDLKRMLNVSLLVRNGYKISKVAGWEDEKIKGTVIDVAKNKKTEQSYVEQLLLHMVNFDNIGFQTLVNEIIEKFGIEEAMQGVFFGLFERIGTYWQVGSIFPAQEHYVSNIIRQKVIAAIDSLGLNNERDKSILFYLPDNELHELSLLFYSYLAAKSGYNVIYLGQFVPFADLEKMKSHIQIEYIFTAFISSINKEELEHYLANLKEVYQHQKVFITGWQVRELEPKLPRNFKAVKDYREFKRFIG, encoded by the coding sequence ATGAAGACAGAAGGATATTCAATAAAAGACTTGGAGACTTTATCGGGCATTAAGGCACATACCATACGAATATGGGAGAAAAGATACGATTTGTTAAAGCCGGAAAGAACCGACACAAATATCAGGTATTATACCGACAACGATTTAAAGCGCATGCTGAATGTTTCGTTGTTGGTAAGAAATGGTTATAAAATATCGAAAGTTGCTGGCTGGGAGGACGAAAAGATAAAAGGGACAGTAATTGATGTTGCCAAAAATAAAAAAACAGAGCAAAGCTATGTAGAGCAACTATTGCTGCATATGGTAAATTTCGACAATATTGGATTTCAAACCCTGGTAAACGAAATTATTGAGAAGTTTGGAATTGAGGAGGCGATGCAAGGCGTATTTTTTGGTTTGTTTGAGCGAATTGGAACCTATTGGCAGGTAGGATCGATATTCCCGGCGCAAGAACATTATGTGTCGAATATTATTCGCCAAAAAGTAATTGCTGCCATCGACAGTTTGGGGCTTAACAATGAAAGAGATAAAAGCATACTTTTTTATTTGCCGGATAACGAGTTGCACGAATTAAGTTTGCTGTTTTACTCGTATTTAGCTGCAAAATCGGGGTATAATGTTATTTATTTGGGGCAGTTTGTGCCCTTTGCAGATCTTGAAAAAATGAAATCGCATATACAGATTGAATACATCTTTACTGCGTTTATCAGCTCCATTAATAAAGAAGAACTGGAGCATTACCTGGCCAATTTAAAAGAAGTTTATCAGCACCAGAAAGTGTTTATTACAGGGTGGCAGGTTCGTGAGCTAGAACCCAAATTACCAAGAAATTTTAAGGCAGTTAAAGATTACAGGGAGTTTAAAAGGTTTATTGGATAG
- a CDS encoding porin family protein: MKRFLFASILMLFTTISFAQPVFDLGLKAGVHYSNMSLDGEFDLNSDAITKVHWGAFGRVGFNRFYVQPEVYFSKKGGDLSYDDPTDLISLSGGFDYKNIDVPVLLGYKLIKSSMVDFRIMAGPVFSFVTDADYPDELDPYLHDEFFNDHLFGVQYGLGVDVLFLTLDARMEHVSNIYDDPNLINGNSTSFMLTLGFKVL; the protein is encoded by the coding sequence ATGAAACGATTTCTTTTTGCTTCTATTTTAATGTTATTTACCACAATTAGTTTTGCACAGCCTGTTTTTGATCTGGGTTTAAAAGCAGGAGTGCATTACTCAAATATGAGTCTTGACGGGGAATTTGACCTAAACTCAGATGCAATTACTAAAGTACATTGGGGGGCATTTGGCCGCGTTGGGTTTAACCGTTTTTACGTTCAGCCTGAAGTTTATTTTAGTAAAAAAGGTGGTGATCTCTCGTATGATGATCCGACCGATCTGATTTCATTAAGTGGAGGATTTGATTATAAAAATATTGATGTTCCGGTTCTTTTGGGGTATAAGTTGATAAAAAGTTCGATGGTTGATTTTCGAATTATGGCGGGGCCTGTATTCAGTTTTGTAACCGATGCCGATTATCCGGATGAGCTGGATCCGTATTTGCATGATGAATTTTTTAACGATCACTTATTCGGTGTGCAATATGGGCTGGGAGTTGATGTATTGTTCCTTACTCTTGATGCCAGGATGGAGCATGTTAGTAACATATACGACGACCCGAATTTGATAAACGGGAATTCAACTTCGTTTATGCTCACGCTTGGTTTTAAAGTATTGTGA